A genomic region of Bernardetia sp. ABR2-2B contains the following coding sequences:
- a CDS encoding histone H1, with product MGRYQEVEDLITALKEDFSKFYDKENQAAGTRIRKGMQELKKVAQEIRTEVQETKNKRTEAAKK from the coding sequence ATGGGTCGTTATCAAGAAGTCGAAGACTTAATTACAGCATTAAAAGAAGATTTTTCTAAATTCTACGATAAAGAAAATCAAGCAGCAGGAACTCGTATCCGTAAAGGAATGCAAGAACTTAAAAAAGTTGCTCAAGAAATCCGTACTGAAGTACAGGAAACTAAAAACAAACGTACTGAAGCTGCTAAAAAGTAA
- a CDS encoding radical SAM protein, translated as MKLIPHPILCNYYLTYRCNATCSFCDIWEKPSPFVKVENVEKNLSDLKKLGVKVIDFTGGEPLLHPQLDTFLEIAKKKKFITTVTTNGIRYPKLAEKLKGKIDMLHFSLDAADRETHDKMRGVKCFDKVMESIEIAKSLGERPDILCTVFEGNFEEVEKIYETITLKNKLVLILNPVFEYNSVDTLGNLNAAYLKKLLQFSKKKLVYLNEAFIDLRLEGGNHIEKPICKAASSTLVISPENKLVLPCYHLGKEEFEINDNLYDLYHSDKIKMLISEEGKLPECEGCTINCYMQPSFAVEINRFFWKALPSTLKYNFMKETWKNLI; from the coding sequence ATGAAATTAATTCCCCACCCCATTTTATGCAATTACTACCTTACTTATCGCTGCAATGCAACGTGTAGTTTTTGTGATATTTGGGAAAAACCATCGCCTTTTGTAAAGGTAGAAAATGTAGAAAAAAACCTTTCAGACCTTAAAAAATTAGGCGTAAAGGTAATCGACTTTACAGGGGGAGAACCACTTTTACATCCACAATTAGACACTTTTTTAGAGATTGCTAAGAAGAAAAAGTTTATAACAACTGTTACTACAAACGGAATTCGTTATCCAAAACTAGCCGAAAAACTCAAAGGAAAAATAGATATGTTGCATTTTTCTTTAGATGCAGCCGACAGAGAAACACACGACAAAATGCGTGGCGTAAAGTGTTTTGATAAAGTAATGGAGTCAATAGAAATAGCTAAATCTTTAGGTGAGCGACCAGATATTTTGTGTACAGTCTTTGAAGGGAATTTTGAGGAAGTAGAAAAAATCTATGAAACTATCACTTTGAAAAATAAATTAGTTTTGATTCTTAATCCTGTTTTTGAGTATAACTCTGTGGATACATTGGGAAATTTGAATGCAGCTTATTTAAAAAAATTACTCCAATTCTCTAAGAAAAAATTAGTTTATCTCAATGAAGCCTTTATAGATTTGCGATTAGAAGGAGGAAATCATATTGAAAAACCGATTTGTAAGGCTGCTAGTTCGACGCTCGTTATTTCTCCAGAAAACAAACTCGTTTTGCCTTGTTACCATTTGGGAAAAGAAGAATTTGAAATCAATGACAATTTGTACGATTTATATCATTCTGACAAAATAAAAATGCTCATTTCAGAGGAGGGAAAACTACCTGAGTGTGAAGGCTGCACCATTAATTGTTATATGCAGCCTTCTTTTGCTGTGGAGATAAATCGTTTTTTTTGGAAAGCACTTCCTAGTACACTCAAATATAACTTTATGAAAGAAACTTGGAAGAATTTGATTTAG
- a CDS encoding potassium transporter TrkG, translated as MKSVFFYYQYLRDSKSPQFNIMLGFLAYILLGWLLLSLPFLHKQDTGFLDNLFISASAVSTTGLVTISVFDSYNIGGQFVIMLLFQVGGIGYMSLTTYYLLSTTRKITPWHEKMVNASFALPKGFMIQDFIPSVIFFTIIMETFGAVCFMISFMNQGMEFGEALWSGIYHSVSAFCTAGFALFGDSFESMRDNVFINVVISILAITGSMGFIVVTDIWNRIRGKSDKITFTTKIIFYGFAILLSAGTLFFYFAEPLVMSLPWDKRLLASFFQAMTAMTTVGFNTIPLGSLAMPMIVLTVFLMYVGASPSGTAGGMKITTLTAMLSILWSRLRGDKRINFLNRTIPFERLYVATSTFILYTSIIFLATFLLSFTEVHSLDKIVFETASALGTVGVSMGITGDLSNAGKIIVICLMFVGRVGVLTFGFAVLARQNKEKTESIEDDLAI; from the coding sequence ATGAAGAGTGTATTTTTTTACTATCAATATTTGAGAGATAGCAAATCACCTCAGTTCAATATTATGCTAGGTTTTTTGGCATATATTTTACTGGGTTGGTTGCTTTTGAGTTTGCCATTTCTACATAAACAAGATACAGGTTTTTTAGATAATCTTTTCATCTCTGCTTCTGCTGTTTCCACTACTGGACTTGTTACGATTAGCGTCTTCGATTCGTATAATATTGGAGGACAGTTTGTAATTATGCTTCTCTTTCAAGTAGGAGGAATTGGCTATATGTCTTTGACAACTTATTATCTACTTTCTACGACTAGAAAAATCACACCTTGGCATGAGAAAATGGTAAACGCTTCATTTGCGTTACCAAAAGGTTTCATGATTCAAGATTTTATTCCCTCTGTTATATTTTTTACCATTATCATGGAAACCTTTGGAGCAGTTTGTTTTATGATTTCTTTCATGAATCAAGGGATGGAATTTGGAGAAGCACTATGGAGTGGTATTTATCATAGTGTTTCGGCATTCTGTACGGCTGGTTTTGCTCTTTTTGGAGATAGTTTTGAGTCTATGAGAGATAATGTTTTTATAAATGTTGTCATTTCTATTCTTGCCATCACGGGTTCTATGGGTTTTATTGTGGTTACAGATATTTGGAACAGAATAAGAGGAAAGTCCGACAAAATAACATTTACCACAAAAATTATTTTCTATGGTTTTGCTATTCTTCTTTCAGCAGGAACACTATTTTTCTATTTTGCTGAACCTTTGGTAATGTCGCTTCCTTGGGATAAACGATTACTTGCTTCTTTTTTTCAAGCTATGACTGCCATGACAACCGTAGGGTTTAATACAATTCCTTTGGGGAGTTTGGCAATGCCTATGATTGTTTTAACTGTTTTTTTGATGTATGTAGGAGCTTCTCCATCTGGAACAGCAGGAGGAATGAAAATTACGACACTTACGGCTATGCTTTCTATCCTTTGGAGTAGATTGAGAGGAGATAAGCGCATCAATTTTTTAAACAGAACAATTCCTTTTGAAAGGCTTTATGTAGCTACTTCTACGTTTATTCTTTATACGAGCATTATTTTCTTAGCAACTTTTCTACTTTCTTTTACAGAAGTTCATTCTTTAGATAAAATAGTCTTTGAAACAGCTTCTGCACTTGGTACAGTAGGTGTAAGTATGGGGATAACTGGAGATTTAAGTAATGCAGGGAAAATAATAGTTATCTGTTTGATGTTTGTAGGACGTGTTGGTGTTCTTACCTTTGGCTTTGCCGTATTGGCTAGACAAAACAAAGAAAAAACAGAATCTATTGAAGATGATTTGGCGATTTAA
- a CDS encoding methionine aminotransferase gives MITTKLPKVGTTIFTVMSALAQKHNAINLSQGFPDFKVNENLVKEVTKAMNSNFNQYAPMAGFMPLREQIAQKTEKIYAISPNPDTEITVLSGASEGIFAAIAATVRENDEVIIFEPAYDLYVPAVELQGGVVRHVSLSAPSFRPDFEQLKRIISPKTRLIVFNTPHNPTGTTWTREDLKTLDSLLEGSNILVISDEVYEHLVFDNQKHQSVLSYPNLRKRSFAVFSFGKTFHATGWKVGYVIAPKELTAELRKIHQYITFSTVTPIQVALSEFLKEEENYIHLAQFYQEKRDYLCKLLAQTNFTFTPTQGTYFQLVDYSKISDQKDTDFAIWLTENIGVASIPISPFYQNSTNNSAKILRLCFAKNNETLEKAVEKLGKL, from the coding sequence TTGATTACAACCAAACTCCCAAAAGTAGGCACAACTATTTTTACTGTCATGTCTGCACTTGCTCAAAAACATAATGCAATCAATCTTTCACAAGGTTTTCCTGATTTTAAAGTCAATGAAAATTTGGTAAAAGAAGTAACAAAGGCAATGAATAGTAATTTTAATCAGTATGCTCCAATGGCTGGTTTTATGCCTTTACGTGAACAAATTGCTCAAAAAACAGAAAAAATCTATGCCATCTCTCCAAACCCTGATACTGAAATTACGGTTCTTTCGGGAGCTTCGGAGGGAATTTTTGCTGCTATTGCTGCCACAGTTAGAGAAAATGACGAGGTAATTATTTTCGAACCTGCCTATGATTTGTATGTTCCTGCTGTTGAGCTTCAAGGTGGAGTTGTAAGGCATGTTTCTCTATCTGCACCTAGTTTCAGACCCGATTTTGAACAGCTCAAACGTATTATTTCTCCAAAAACTCGTTTGATTGTCTTCAATACGCCACACAATCCAACAGGAACAACATGGACGAGAGAAGATTTGAAAACTCTGGATTCGCTTTTAGAAGGAAGCAATATTTTGGTTATTAGTGATGAGGTATATGAGCATCTTGTTTTTGATAATCAGAAACATCAAAGTGTTCTTTCTTACCCAAACCTAAGAAAACGTTCATTTGCTGTTTTTTCGTTTGGCAAAACTTTTCATGCAACAGGCTGGAAAGTAGGTTATGTGATTGCACCCAAAGAACTTACTGCTGAACTTCGAAAAATTCATCAATATATTACTTTTAGCACCGTTACACCAATTCAAGTTGCGCTATCAGAGTTTTTGAAAGAGGAAGAAAATTACATTCATTTAGCTCAATTCTATCAAGAAAAAAGAGATTATTTATGTAAACTTTTAGCTCAAACTAATTTTACTTTCACTCCCACTCAAGGAACTTATTTTCAGCTCGTAGATTATTCTAAAATATCTGACCAAAAAGACACTGATTTTGCCATTTGGCTAACTGAAAATATAGGTGTTGCAAGTATTCCTATTTCTCCTTTTTATCAAAATTCAACTAATAATTCAGCCAAAATACTACGTCTTTGCTTTGCAAAAAATAATGAAACATTAGAAAAAGCTGTGGAGAAATTGGGTAAACTATAA
- a CDS encoding response regulator yields the protein MPKFNHVCVIDDDPIYTYLADKVMKMVDFSNYIEFFKDGEAALNSLKPRLRSGRNIPNVIFLDLNMPVIDGWQFLDEIIENFIEPVEKKVIIYIITSSIVPEYIEKAESYSIVDKYVVKPITTEMLEQLFEEVEEKKEST from the coding sequence ATGCCAAAATTTAATCATGTTTGTGTAATAGATGATGACCCTATTTATACTTATCTTGCCGATAAGGTAATGAAGATGGTAGATTTTTCTAATTATATAGAGTTTTTTAAGGACGGAGAGGCAGCTCTCAATTCACTCAAGCCGAGGTTGCGTTCTGGGCGAAATATTCCTAATGTGATATTTTTAGACTTGAATATGCCTGTTATTGATGGATGGCAATTTTTAGATGAAATCATAGAAAATTTTATTGAGCCAGTAGAGAAGAAAGTAATTATTTATATTATAACTTCTTCTATTGTTCCAGAATACATAGAAAAAGCTGAAAGTTATTCTATTGTAGATAAATATGTTGTAAAGCCTATTACAACCGAAATGCTAGAACAGTTATTCGAAGAAGTAGAAGAGAAAAAAGAAAGTACCTAA
- a CDS encoding Crp/Fnr family transcriptional regulator, giving the protein MRKKTIEFPKCETCPKRTASVFCDLSEEEVETISVNKGCNFYKRGQNLFSEGSRAIGIHCIYEGKVKLTKLGIDGKEQIVKIVSGGDVLGYNSLLSQMPYNVSAEALDDAVVCFLPTSTFSELLDENKDFPRKMMQIMAHDTQDMEKRLTNWMQKSVRERLAEVLLLLHSRYQDKEKPQIIDVRLSREEIANLVGTATESAIRYLSELNTDKIIELKGKQIKILDKEKLIRTANIESV; this is encoded by the coding sequence ATGAGAAAGAAGACAATTGAATTTCCAAAATGTGAAACTTGCCCCAAGCGTACAGCATCGGTTTTTTGTGATTTGTCAGAAGAAGAAGTCGAAACTATTTCAGTTAATAAAGGCTGCAATTTTTACAAACGAGGACAAAATCTATTTTCTGAAGGTTCTCGTGCTATTGGCATACATTGTATTTATGAAGGAAAAGTAAAACTGACAAAGTTGGGAATTGATGGAAAAGAACAAATTGTCAAAATAGTTTCTGGTGGTGATGTTTTGGGTTATAATTCGCTTCTTAGTCAAATGCCTTATAACGTTTCGGCAGAAGCTTTAGATGATGCTGTGGTTTGTTTTTTACCAACGTCTACCTTTTCAGAACTGCTAGATGAAAATAAAGATTTTCCTAGAAAAATGATGCAAATAATGGCACATGACACGCAAGATATGGAAAAACGTCTCACAAACTGGATGCAAAAATCAGTTAGAGAACGTCTTGCAGAAGTGCTTTTATTACTTCATAGTCGCTATCAAGATAAAGAAAAACCACAAATCATTGATGTTCGGTTGAGCAGAGAAGAAATAGCAAATCTTGTCGGAACGGCTACCGAAAGTGCTATTCGCTATCTTTCAGAGCTTAATACTGACAAAATTATAGAATTAAAGGGAAAACAAATCAAAATTTTAGATAAAGAAAAACTTATTAGAACAGCTAATATTGAGAGTGTTTAA
- the recF gene encoding DNA replication and repair protein RecF (All proteins in this family for which functions are known are DNA-binding proteins that assist the filamentation of RecA onto DNA for the initiation of recombination or recombinational repair.), translating into MFIKSIHLTHFRNHEDTKSTFEEHINCLVGKNGSGKTNLLDGIYYLCIGRGAFSYTDTQHLQHGKTFFSLKGTFDKENRKNTVHCIVEKGKQKVIKLNNKPYPKISEHVGNFPCVLLAPNDTDLIREGSELRRNFFDTIISQIHKNYIQLLIKQKQILKQRNQLLKDADQQESFLKKDVLEIYNAQLLPIFSEIHRFRSDFIKEFMPIFSEIYAALADEKMTINYRSHLTEEEKSERSKKKVLSFEEVFKGNLLKDLILQRTEKGTHRDDYKFLLRKKTLKHYGSQGQQKSFVIALKLATFSIIYNQTQIKPILLLDDIFDKLDETRIKNLLKLLSKSDFGQVFVTDARPERTRKLLDSFGRPIAFFEVKDGSIVNDE; encoded by the coding sequence ATGTTTATTAAAAGTATTCACCTTACTCATTTCCGAAATCACGAAGATACAAAATCTACTTTTGAAGAACACATAAACTGTTTGGTTGGCAAAAACGGAAGTGGAAAAACAAACCTTTTAGACGGAATTTATTATCTCTGTATTGGTCGTGGTGCGTTTAGTTACACCGATACACAACACTTGCAACATGGAAAGACTTTTTTTTCGTTGAAAGGAACTTTTGATAAAGAAAATAGAAAAAATACGGTTCATTGTATTGTAGAAAAAGGAAAACAGAAAGTTATAAAACTCAATAACAAACCTTATCCAAAAATAAGCGAACATGTTGGAAATTTCCCTTGTGTTTTACTTGCTCCCAACGATACTGATTTGATAAGAGAAGGCAGCGAACTTCGTCGCAATTTTTTTGATACCATTATTTCTCAAATTCATAAAAACTATATTCAGTTACTGATAAAACAAAAGCAGATTTTAAAACAACGAAACCAACTTTTGAAAGATGCTGACCAGCAAGAGAGTTTTTTAAAAAAAGATGTTTTAGAGATTTATAATGCACAGCTTTTACCTATTTTTTCAGAAATTCATCGTTTTAGAAGTGATTTTATAAAAGAATTTATGCCTATTTTTTCAGAAATTTATGCAGCTTTGGCAGATGAAAAAATGACCATAAACTATCGTTCACACCTTACAGAAGAAGAAAAAAGCGAACGTTCAAAGAAGAAAGTCCTCAGTTTTGAAGAAGTATTTAAAGGAAATTTGCTCAAAGATTTGATTTTACAACGAACTGAAAAGGGAACTCACCGAGACGATTACAAATTCTTATTAAGAAAAAAAACATTGAAACATTATGGCTCACAAGGACAGCAAAAATCCTTTGTCATTGCTTTAAAATTAGCTACTTTTTCTATTATTTATAATCAAACACAGATAAAACCAATCTTACTCTTAGATGATATTTTTGATAAGCTAGACGAAACCAGAATTAAAAACCTCTTAAAGCTCCTTTCAAAATCTGATTTCGGACAAGTATTTGTAACCGATGCAAGACCAGAGAGAACAAGAAAACTACTAGATTCTTTTGGCAGACCGATTGCTTTTTTTGAAGTGAAAGATGGGAGTATTGTAAATGATGAATGA
- a CDS encoding redoxin domain-containing protein, with the protein MTIFLRLYSVFENHILKNSVFSFLFLFLLFYSFEGVAQFSTILEGKIAPASSYELVIEYQYQYLTYQPKRQLLTTNEKGEFNFTIPLKKSTWILWKCKDKQGQVYLHVGDSLNMQVELGALPYGTKFSGLGAAENNFLQKWEIEFGNSLKSALYPKKYKNLNEKNFKNEVEKLRKNQFKLLEETIGKKPLSDDFILAMEQKITYENANHLAEYSVLHAFLNDKAPQVLSKEYYSFFEETIIQSPSALNQPAYLRFLRNYLEFRYTQSHKETSLKAYSDLYYPFLFEITENELLGSVQAHAQAILIMELIQLKNKQGNEDVYKNYLEKYLEKHKEDKSASILNQFVEKIEKIQVGKLAPNFSLQDITGATIKLSDFRGKIVYLFFSSLENEFTENHLQGFEYLNNQLDNQTEKKSNEVVFLWVQTSKLTSSISNKKIEEKFKKLNITSLACYFSDTLGYNLNGLPTAFLIDKKGKLAYSTTKLPSDVGLLEDINYLLNNR; encoded by the coding sequence ATGACTATTTTTTTACGTTTATATTCTGTTTTTGAAAATCATATTCTCAAAAACTCTGTTTTCAGTTTTCTTTTTCTATTTTTATTATTTTATTCTTTTGAAGGAGTTGCTCAATTTTCGACGATTTTAGAGGGAAAAATAGCTCCCGCTTCTTCATACGAATTAGTCATAGAATATCAATACCAGTATTTGACATATCAACCCAAAAGACAACTTCTTACGACAAATGAAAAAGGAGAGTTTAATTTTACTATTCCTCTAAAAAAATCTACTTGGATTTTGTGGAAATGTAAAGATAAACAAGGGCAAGTTTATCTACACGTAGGGGATAGCTTGAATATGCAAGTAGAATTAGGAGCTTTACCTTATGGAACAAAATTCTCTGGATTGGGAGCTGCCGAAAACAACTTTCTGCAAAAATGGGAAATAGAGTTTGGTAATAGTTTGAAAAGTGCTTTGTATCCAAAGAAATATAAAAACTTAAATGAAAAGAACTTTAAAAATGAAGTAGAGAAATTACGTAAAAATCAGTTCAAATTATTAGAGGAAACGATAGGAAAAAAACCTCTTTCAGATGATTTTATTTTAGCAATGGAACAAAAAATCACTTATGAAAATGCAAATCATTTGGCAGAATATTCTGTTTTACATGCTTTTCTGAATGACAAAGCCCCACAGGTTTTGTCTAAAGAATATTACTCTTTTTTTGAAGAGACGATTATTCAAAGTCCTTCTGCACTCAATCAACCTGCTTATTTGCGTTTTTTGAGGAACTATTTAGAATTTCGTTATACTCAATCTCATAAAGAAACATCTCTAAAAGCCTATTCAGATTTGTATTATCCATTTCTTTTCGAAATCACAGAAAATGAACTTTTAGGAAGCGTACAGGCTCATGCACAGGCTATCTTGATTATGGAATTAATTCAATTAAAAAATAAGCAAGGAAATGAAGATGTATATAAAAACTACCTTGAAAAATATTTAGAGAAACATAAAGAAGACAAATCAGCTTCTATTCTGAATCAATTTGTAGAGAAAATCGAGAAAATACAAGTGGGAAAACTAGCTCCTAATTTTTCGTTACAAGATATAACTGGCGCAACTATAAAACTATCTGACTTTAGAGGAAAAATAGTTTACTTATTCTTTAGTTCATTAGAGAATGAATTTACAGAAAATCATTTACAAGGTTTTGAATATCTCAATAACCAACTAGATAATCAAACTGAAAAAAAATCAAATGAAGTAGTTTTCCTTTGGGTTCAAACATCAAAATTAACTTCTTCAATTTCAAATAAAAAAATAGAAGAGAAATTTAAAAAATTGAATATTACCTCCTTAGCTTGTTATTTTTCGGATACTTTAGGATATAATCTGAATGGTTTGCCAACAGCTTTTTTGATAGACAAGAAAGGTAAATTAGCTTATTCTACAACAAAACTTCCTTCTGATGTAGGGCTGTTAGAAGATATTAATTATTTATTGAATAACCGTTAA
- a CDS encoding O-methyltransferase — MDFLPPELLQDLENYALAHSQDELPVLKELDRQTHLRANKPRMLSGHLQGNFLQMISRLIQPKRILEIGTYTGYSAICLAQGLQENGVLHTIDNNVEQESITREFVEKAGLKDKVRLHLGNAADIIPTILIENEEWDMVFIDADKSNYGLYYDLVFDKVRKGGIIIADNVLWSGKVLKDDSELKKNDKDTRALIEYNKKNKIDNRTFSMLLPLRDGLMMAIKE; from the coding sequence ATGGATTTTCTACCACCAGAACTACTACAAGACCTAGAAAACTATGCTTTAGCACATTCTCAAGATGAACTACCCGTTTTAAAAGAACTAGACCGACAAACGCATTTGAGAGCCAACAAGCCTCGTATGCTTTCTGGACACTTGCAGGGAAATTTTTTACAAATGATTTCAAGGCTGATACAACCAAAACGTATTCTTGAAATCGGAACTTATACAGGGTATTCTGCTATCTGTTTAGCACAGGGTTTACAAGAAAATGGAGTTTTACATACTATTGATAATAATGTAGAGCAAGAAAGCATTACAAGAGAGTTTGTAGAGAAAGCAGGTTTGAAAGACAAAGTAAGGCTGCATTTGGGAAATGCTGCTGACATTATTCCGACAATTCTAATAGAAAATGAAGAATGGGATATGGTTTTTATCGATGCTGATAAGTCTAATTATGGACTGTATTATGACTTAGTTTTTGATAAAGTCAGAAAAGGAGGAATTATAATAGCTGATAATGTACTTTGGAGTGGTAAAGTATTAAAAGATGATTCAGAACTAAAGAAAAATGATAAAGATACTAGGGCATTAATAGAGTATAACAAAAAAAATAAAATAGACAATCGTACTTTTAGTATGCTTTTACCTTTGCGTGATGGACTTATGATGGCAATAAAAGAGTAA
- a CDS encoding M28 family peptidase, translated as MNLLKIVQSLENKTDQKRFEFIIDFLTENEIKYQIHNYKTGKNIIIKTNENGETDKPYIGISSHFDVVPNSGGANDNATSIAVCLDILMKIKNELNRNPSFLENLDFDITVFIFDEEERQLLGSRAYVMEYGRQEIRKGKLIGLINLEMLGQGDKLALWNLENAINGSKNKETRKLLKTLEKTAKENGIFTKRFDKIVTNSADHVSFRHAKLQDAFTITSISQKDIDISYQYYEAQEKGESFFKLEEIISQAPIFEHYHKPSDVSEHLNERSMQRVSDLIWETLQNF; from the coding sequence ATGAACTTACTGAAAATTGTCCAAAGTTTAGAAAACAAAACAGACCAAAAACGTTTTGAGTTTATCATTGATTTCTTGACAGAAAATGAAATAAAATATCAAATTCATAATTATAAGACAGGAAAAAATATAATTATCAAGACAAATGAAAACGGAGAAACAGACAAGCCTTATATCGGAATAAGTTCGCATTTTGATGTTGTTCCTAATTCGGGTGGCGCAAATGATAATGCAACTTCGATAGCTGTTTGTTTAGATATTTTAATGAAGATAAAAAACGAACTAAATAGAAATCCTTCTTTTTTAGAAAATCTAGATTTTGATATAACTGTTTTTATTTTTGATGAAGAAGAAAGACAGCTTTTAGGTTCAAGAGCTTATGTAATGGAATATGGAAGACAAGAAATACGAAAAGGAAAACTAATTGGGCTTATAAATCTTGAAATGTTGGGACAGGGAGACAAATTAGCACTTTGGAATTTAGAGAACGCTATAAACGGGAGCAAAAATAAGGAAACAAGAAAATTACTAAAAACATTAGAAAAAACAGCCAAAGAGAATGGTATTTTCACAAAACGTTTTGATAAAATTGTTACTAATTCGGCAGACCACGTTAGTTTCAGACACGCAAAACTTCAAGATGCCTTTACCATTACATCTATTTCTCAAAAGGATATAGATATTTCTTACCAGTATTACGAAGCACAAGAAAAGGGAGAGAGTTTTTTCAAATTAGAAGAAATTATAAGTCAAGCTCCTATTTTTGAGCATTATCACAAACCAAGCGATGTGAGTGAACATTTAAATGAAAGAAGTATGCAAAGAGTGTCTGATTTAATTTGGGAAACATTACAGAATTTTTGA
- a CDS encoding cation diffusion facilitator family transporter, protein MSHSHTHNHTGHSHEHAPKSLENINSAFYIGIILNIIFTVIEFVYGYSTNSLALLSDATHNLSDVGSLILALIGMKLAKKTATLSYTYGFKKASLLASLINSVLLVAVAGGIIYEAIERFTTPSSLTGTTIIVVSAIGVLINTVSAFLFFKGQKDDINVKGAFLHLLVDALVSVGVVVAGTIIYFTGWTIIDPIISLVIAVVVLISTWNLFNESIRLVLDGVPSSIKIKEIKESLLEIEEIETVHHMHVWALSSTENALTVHIVLKKYIFENNNIETPLQRWERLKLVIRHKLLHHSVHHATLELDADDSLEDEKVH, encoded by the coding sequence ATGTCACACTCACACACTCATAATCATACAGGACATAGCCACGAACATGCTCCTAAAAGTTTGGAAAATATCAATTCAGCCTTTTATATCGGTATTATTCTCAATATTATTTTTACAGTTATTGAGTTTGTTTATGGATACTCTACCAATTCTTTGGCTCTTTTATCAGATGCAACTCATAATTTGAGCGATGTGGGAAGTCTTATTTTGGCTCTTATAGGAATGAAACTTGCTAAAAAAACGGCTACTTTGAGTTATACGTACGGATTCAAAAAAGCTTCTTTGTTGGCTTCTCTTATCAATTCGGTTTTGCTTGTGGCTGTGGCTGGAGGGATTATTTATGAAGCCATTGAACGTTTTACAACTCCTTCTTCTTTGACTGGCACAACGATTATTGTAGTTTCTGCAATTGGCGTTTTGATAAATACAGTTTCTGCTTTTTTATTTTTTAAAGGACAAAAAGATGATATTAATGTAAAAGGGGCTTTTCTACATTTGCTTGTTGATGCGCTCGTTTCGGTGGGAGTAGTAGTCGCAGGAACGATTATTTATTTTACAGGGTGGACAATTATAGACCCTATTATTAGTCTTGTAATTGCAGTTGTTGTTTTGATTTCGACTTGGAATCTCTTTAATGAAAGTATTCGTTTAGTCTTAGATGGTGTTCCGAGCAGCATAAAAATAAAAGAAATAAAAGAATCTCTTTTAGAAATAGAGGAAATAGAAACTGTTCATCACATGCATGTTTGGGCATTGAGTAGCACAGAAAATGCACTAACTGTTCATATCGTTTTGAAGAAATATATTTTTGAAAATAATAATATAGAAACACCACTCCAACGTTGGGAACGACTAAAATTAGTAATTAGGCACAAACTTCTACACCATTCTGTTCATCATGCTACCCTAGAACTTGATGCTGATGATAGTTTGGAAGATGAAAAGGTGCATTAG